A part of Daphnia pulex isolate KAP4 chromosome 6, ASM2113471v1 genomic DNA contains:
- the LOC124196438 gene encoding 1-phosphatidylinositol 3-phosphate 5-kinase-like: MAKSLESPTKLTEFAPLAPPESQQSGIRSTFARWFGINNKNPPPTIKEVVNGASEVPCPPSRSSSRDDISQSGESTVSNITYTGEGGLPVQYCEGRTLVSVLTRVSNLLAQKGMYSEAEFKQYWMPDSVSKECYECSYKFTALRRRHHCRICGQIFCSRCCHQQVPGKLMGYSGDLRACTYCCHIVLSCLKSIDPSTDGSTDLSKIQEDLQKKLALLQPNSASRSEGVDSSGEQKSRKTVLKRRISLSFQEERFTSGSSTNQPLLSSAERKVLLHDSSQLKTLHEEIVHPVRGILLQNHRYKLRSITNCCAGSEIVDWLLVQDKASSRIQATAIGQALVDAGFLECLSLTDQTFIDGYSLYRPKNSDVTSSMNDSLVSSNNTEVAEIVEPEDTQEPLWVRQIGMQEDRQYHVQINTGEQQFHRQSTASHLPAPDTDMMDGLGRRNHLLVLPPKKNEELSLSTDLNSPNPAALSSPTVPQAEAFALPLPPITQESRLFFEHIQRLMKQLLSWQGLSFSWADVLMPLVQSLAHTVRPDVRDDDDEMDIRQYIHIKKIPGGVKSDSKIVHGVVCSKNVANRSMPRWSHDPNILLLSSAIDYQRVESKLISLEPLMMQENEYLKNAVAKIAAFKPEVLLVEKVVSGLAQEFLYNLGITLVLNVKPSVMDRVSRCCQADIVPSIDAHQLSRPKLGSCRLFHVETLTLDRNNSTKTLMFFDGCQPRLGATVLLRGASHFELRKVKKVLKFMTFACYNGRLERAFLADEFAIPKMLGCKTEMFDGTETVPNSDDAPLLDSTRLDDNLTFESSSLVIVDSDSLMSPGTNTDVSSVQVVEKSNTPDDISSTDLRPVRELDDPLHEYLRIRQGDQSLSSTPIQQPSQSLSIQSSSLATNSMLFRKAMEDTILSISPLIRHPLPYLETEAGRNAPLRKFLPEVLYYSQQLKQTESPPRKIRYGQEDGMNGDNSTIDPISERSLIHPFLRARITPAISRTELLGLLSDFRARGVRPGCKPHDQVVKTKLSLSSSDDWENIAEEENQAEGGGLKDCLDPFNLQKLCALFSSFCQPVSTVAPQYCVAPWVVEMDFYGRNDITLGGFLERYCFHKNYTCPSSSCQSPMASHVRRFVHDTSSIVVIIRQLANSVNCNAVSSGTSIADDRSILMWSWCKKCKQVSPISTMSTETWHFSFAKYLELRFYGHAYCRRQLTSPHSIPVCACPHPLHTEHFHYFGCRDLVASFKYAPIVLKEIVLAQPAIAISLEPDLLPQLIEEIRLVAQFGHGLYSAIGEWLKALTAECTGTKLENQVVAMVEQQIQERSRFRKRVEEIQLMLTSPNLQQVSSPGGGEESLWLIADHEVLLKRIIADTVCSWNGRLQEVVAAKKKEDKSSASKPTQKNVQPSENESVDVKPLPPAPPIFTISPNSSRDDSVADSSRKMSEHSMSPSSLSSSPSKSPFLHPRSSVDFQFSVEQQSEIGSSLDHRSRSVSQVSNEHLEGSESKSSVAALPVTPLQTRVSLGALLSMTGPGPSLLTMPFPSTEHHLLPPGSSLPLVVYQNEPSSIIAYALASVDYEQQLSELQADLADQVGPSSPTRTSSPIGPDRWFDNIEREEPGGRSYGSSSTSGIAQAPPAGALASNQHLEIQFSDSNTKFYCRVYYAEQFRALRSKVFPAGEDRFIRSLARCAPWAASGGKSGSTFCKTLDDRFVLKQMSKMEIQSFVDLVPNYISYTHRAQRENRPTAFCKIVGAFRIVFKNAQTNVASKQDLLVMENLFYKKNVTRKFDLKGSERNRLVSATEAEMSDCVLLDENFVQMTWDNPLYVRGYSQSVLNKALSTDTQFLASQLVMDYSLLVGIDDDNNQLIVGLIDYIRTFTWDKRLETFVKSSGILGGQGKMPTVVSPELYRTRFCEAMNRYFTSVPSFWD, from the exons CTGCACTAAGAAGACGCCACCACTGTAGGATCTGTGGGCAGATATTCTGTTCGAGATGTTGCCACCAGCAAGTTCCAGGGAAACTTATGGGTTATTCTGGTGATCTTAGAGCTTGCACCTATTGCTGTCACATTGTACTGTCCTGTCTGAAATCAATTGATCCTTCTACCGATGGATCCACAGACCTTTCCAAAATCCAAGAAGATCTTCAGAAAAAATTAGCCCTTTTGCAACCAAATAGCGCTTCCCGCAGTGAAGGAGTCGACAGCAGTGGCGAACAGAAAAGTCGGAAGACGGTTTTAAAACGCAGAATTTCTCTCAGCTTCCAAGAGGAACGCTTTACTTCAGGTTCTTCAACGAACCAACCTCTTTTGTCTTCTGCTGAAagaaaagttcttcttcaCGATTCCTCCCAACTCAAG ACTCTTCACGAGGAAATCGTTCACCCTGTCCGTGGAATATTATTGCAAAACCATCGCTACAAGTTGCGAAGCATCACAAACTGTTGTGCAGGCAGCGAAATTGTAGATTGGTTGTTGGTTCAGGACAAGGCTAGTTCACGGATTCAAGCAACAGCCATCGGGCAGGCTCTCGTCGATGCAGGCTTTTTAGAGTGCCTCTCGTTGACCGATCAAACTTTTATCGATGGCTATTCCCTCTACCGGCCAAAAAACAGCGATGTAACGTCTTCGATGAACGATTCCCTTGTGTCGTCTAACAACACTGAAGTTGCTGAAATCGTCGAACCAGAGGATACGCAAGAACCGCTTTGGGTACGACAGATCGGCATGCAAGAGGACCGGCAATATCACGTTCAGATCAACACAGGtgaacaacaatttcatcgTCAGTCTACTGCGTCTCATTTACCTGCTCCAGATACGGACATGATGGACGGTTTGGGCCGTAGAAATCATCTTCTCGTTTTGCCACCGAAGAAGAACGAAGAACTTTCTCTTTCTACCGATCTGAACAGTCCGAATCCGGCAGCACTGAGCTCTCCAACTGTGCCCCAAGCCGAGGCATTCGCCCTTCCATTGCCCCCCATCACACAAGAGTCGCGCCTTTTTTTCGAACACATCCAAAGACTTATGAAACAACTTCTCAGTTGGCAaggtctttctttttcttgggcCGATGTTCTTATGCCTTTGGTTCAAAGTCTTGCCCATACCGTTCGACCCGACGTGcgagacgatgatgatgagatgGACATCAGACAGTACatccacataaaaaaaatccctggCGGAGTCAAAAGTGACTCGAAAATTGTGCATGGCGTAGTTTGTTCCAAAAATGTGGCAAATCGATCGATGCCTAGATGGTCACACGATCCCAATATCCTTCTTCTCAGCTCCGCTATCGACTACCAACGAGTCGAGAGCAAATTAATTTCCTTGGAACCGCTAATGATGCAG gaaaatgaatatttgaaaaatgcggTGGCAAAAATCGCTGCATTTAAACCTGAGGTATTGCTAGTCGAAAAGGTTGTGTCGGGTTTAGCACAAGAATTCCTCTACAATTTAGGCATCACATTGGTGCTTAATGTTAAGCCCTCAGTGATGGACCGGGTTTCGAGATGTTGTCAGGCGGACATTGTACCATCCATCGATGCCCACCAGCTCAGTCGTCCGAAATTAGGATCCTGTCGTTTATTCCACGTTGAGACTCTGACCCTGGATAGGAATAACTCGACAAAGACACTCATGTTCTTCGACGGTTGCCAACCGAGATTGGGCGCCACTGTGTTACTGCGTGGCGCCAGCCACTTTGAATTGCGTAAAGTGAAAAAAGTGTTAAAGTTCATGACATTTGCTTGTTATAACGGACGACTAGAACGCGCATTCTTAGCCGACGAATTCGCCATTCCTAAAATGCTTGGATGCAAGACGGAGATGTTCGACGGAACCGAGACTGTACCGAATTCCGATGATGCTCCACTTCTAGACAGCACTCGTCTCGACGATAACTTAACTTTCGAGAGCAGCAGTCTGGTGATTGTTGATAGCGACTCATTGATGAGTCCTGGGACCAACACGGATGTCTCGTCGGTCCAAGTGGTGGAGAAAAGTAATACTCCGGACGATATCAGCTCGACCGATCTCAGACCTGTTCGAGAATTGGATGATCCTCTTCACGAATATTTGCGCATCCGTCAGGGCGATCAGTCACTGAGTTCAACTCCCATTCAGCAGCCGTCGCAATCACTGAGCATACAAAGTTCATCGCTAGCAACCAATTCGATGTTGTTCCGCAAAGCCATGGAGGACACGATTCTTTCCATTTCACCACTCATCCGCCATCCTTTACCCTATCTGGAAACCGAGGCCGGCCGTAACGCCCCTTTGAGAAAATTCTTACCGGAGGTGCTGTACTACTCGCAACAGCTCAAACAGACTGAATCACCGCCGCGCAAGATACGCTACGGCCAGGAAGATGGAATGAACGGCGATAATTCAACGATAGATCCTATATCCGAGAGGAGTTTGATCCACCCTTTTCTACGGGCTAGAATCACGCCCGCAATATCGCGAACTGAGCTACTTGGTTTGCTTAGTGACTTCCGCGCCAGGGGAGTCCGTCCTGGATGCAAACCGCATGATCAAGTGGTCAAGACCAAGTTGTCACTGTCCAGTAGTGACGATTGGGAGAACATTGCCGAAGAGGAAAACCAAGCGGAGGGAGGAGGGCTTAAAGATTGCCTGGACCCGTTCAATCTTCAAAAACTTTGCGCTTTATTTTCCAGCTTTTGCCAACCTGTTTCCACAGTCGCTCCCCAATACTGCGTTGCTCCTtg GGTTGTAGAAATGGATTTTTATGGTAGAAACGACATCACGTTAGGAGGATTCCTGGAGCGCTACTGTTTCCATAAGAATTACACCTGCCCGTCTTCCTCATGTCAATCGCCG ATGGCATCTCACGTCCGTCGCTTCGTTCACGACACTTCGTCCATCGTAGTGATTATCCGGCAGTTGGCAAATTCGGTCAATTGCAACGCTGTCTCGTCGGGTACTTCTATTGCTGACGATCGATCCATCCTCATGTGGTCGTGGTGTAAAAAATGCAAACAG GTTTCTCCCATTTCCACAATGTCCACAGAAACGTGGCATTTCAGCTTTGCCAAGTATTTGGAACTGCGCTTCTATGGGCATGCCTACTGTCGCCGCCAGCTGACCAGTCCTCATTCCATTCCGGTTTGCGCGTGTCCTCATCCACTGCATACCGAGCATTTCCACTACTTTGGCTGTCGGGATCTTGTCGCCTCTTTCAAGTACGCTCCAATCGTTCTCAAGGAAATCGTACTCGCCCAACCTGCCATCGCAATTTCACTCGAACCCGATCTCTTACCTCAACTTATCGAAGAGATTCGGCTAGTTGCCCAATTCGGTCACGGTCTCTACTCGGCCATCGGCGAATGGTTGAAAGCGCTGACGGCAGAATGCACGGGAACAAAGTTGGAAAATCAAGTCGTTGCCATGGTGGAGCAGCAGATCCAAGAGCGATCCCGCTTTCGAAAACGTGTCGAAGAGATCCAGTTGATGTTGACTTCACCTAACCTTCAACAAGTTAGTTCGCCCGGCGGTGGCGAAGAATCCTTGTGGCTTATAGCGGACCACGAAGTTCTCCTCAAGCGTATTATCGCCGATACGGTTTGCTCGTGGAACGGTCGGTTACAGGAAGTAGTGGCTgctaagaagaaagaagacaaGTCTTCAGCCTCCAAGCCCACGCAGAAAAATGTCCAACCGTCCGAGAACGAATCCGTTGATGTCAAACCTCTTCCACCGGCTCCGCCGATCTTCACCATTTCGCCCAACTCTTCGCGCGATGACTCGGTGGCCGATTCGAGCCGCAAGATGAGTGAACACAGCATGTCTCCGTCGTCGTTATCCAGCTCACCTTCCAAAAGCCCTTTTCTGCACCCCAGAAGCAGCGTCGATTTTCAGTTTAGTGTCGAGCAGCAGTCGGAAATAGGGTCATCCCTGGATCACCGTAGTCGCTCCGTTTCGCAAGTCAGCAACGAACATCTGGAGGGCAGCGAATCGAAATCATCAGTAGCAGCCCTACCGGTGACTCCGTTACAAACTCGAGTGTCTTTGGGGGCCCTTCTGTCGATGACTGGACCAGGACCCTCGTTATTAACGATGCCATTTCCTTCTACGGAGCACCATCTCCTACCACCCGGTTCCTCACTCCCGCTAGTCGTCTACCAAAACGAGCCCTCCTCCATCATTGCTTATGCATTAGCATCAGTCGACTATGAACAGCAGCTGTCCGAGTTGCAAGCAGATTTAGCAGATCAGGTCGGCCCTTCCTCGCCAACTCGAACGTCGTCTCCAATTGGACCGGATCGATGGTTTGACAACATCGAACGCGAAGAACCGGG TGGCCGAAGTTATGGATCCTCTTCGACTTCCGGAATTGCCCAGGCTCCTCCTGCCGGAGCTTTGGCTTCCAATCAGCATTTAGAGATCCAGTTCAGTGACTCGAATACCAAATTTTACTGCCGTGTTTACTACGCGGAACAATTCCGCGCATTACGATCCAAAGTCTTCCCTGCCGGCGAGGATCGCTTCATCCGTTCCTTGGCTCGATGCGCTCCATGGGCAGCTTCCGGGGGCAAGTCAGGTTCCACCTTTTGTAAAACATTAG ATGACCGTTTTGTGTTGaaacaaatgtcaaaaatggaaatccaGTCATTCGTTGATTTGGTGCCCAATTACATAAGTTACACTCATCGCGCTCAAAGAGAAAATCGCCCGACGGCCTTTTGCAAGATTGTCGGCGCCTTCCGCATCGTGTTCAAGAACGCCCAGACAAACGTGGCTAGCAAACAAGATCTTCTAGTCATGGAAAACCTCTTTTACAAGAAGAATGTCACCCGAAAATTCGATCTCAAGGGCTCGGAGCGCAATCGCCTTGTGTCAGCCACCGAAGCCGAGATGAGCGATTGTGTTCTCCTTGATGAGAACTTTGTGCAAA TGACTTGGGACAATCCTCTTTACGTTCGCGGTTACTCTCAGAGCGTTCTCAACAAAGCTCTCAGTACAGACACTCAGTTTTTAGCCTCACAACTGGTGATGGACTACTCTCTCTTGGTGGGCATTGATGACGACAACAATCAACTGATCGTCGGTCTAATAG ATTACATTCGTACATTCACTTGGGACAAGCGGCTTGAAACTTTTGTCAAGTCGTCTGGCATACTGGGAGGACAAGGAAAGATGCCTACAGTGGTATCCCCTGAACTGTATCGTACACGTTTCTGCGAGGCCATGAACC GATATTTTACTTCTGTGCCTAGTTTTTGGGACTGA
- the LOC124196441 gene encoding uncharacterized protein LOC124196441 — protein MLPVSLCKAVLMMLVIVIRSSAAPTEAGDKTARLSYGYPNMQQPLPYGGSNFYGGNNNGIYYNQGAISPFPLVLDASCKKYTCDSKPGMRTGSCDMTCSPDRITPQCPVFNCISASPGTCGNMRCEVSTYSHVLY, from the exons ATGCTGCCAG TGTCTCTTTGCAAAGCTGTATTGATGATGTTGGTCATTGTCATCCGCTCTTCGGCCGCACCAACTGAAGCTGGAGATAAAACGGCCCGTCTAAGCTACGGCTACCCCAACATGCAGCAGCCGTTGCCATACGGAGGCAGCAACTTTTACGGCGGCAACAATAACGGAATCTACTACAATCAGGGCGCCATTAGTCCGTTTCCTTTGGTTCTCGATGCCTCCTGCAAAAA gTACACGTGCGATTCGAAGCCAGGCATGAGGACTGGCAGCTGCGATATGACTTGCAGTCCAGATAGGATCACTCCGCAATGCCCGGTATTCAACTGCATCTCCGCCTCGCCCGGTACCTGTGGAAACATGAGGTGCGAGGTTAGCACTTATTCACACGTGCTCTACTGA
- the LOC124195621 gene encoding uncharacterized protein LOC124195621, which produces MIAGNQRHSVVSSLLRLMVVQALLLALPADFQRYPNYDVPYVTSGIDRLYNPLYSAPPPPPPPPVSYSSPNFYGSSIYGVQAPQRPVYPQPNYSSVTPSNCLSYYCYRSALPSLDAITNATAPAVPPVCGKRNYLICVADKPMSTEYSGPSYSSPLYQYQQSYQQSNVCPAYFCKLVPRTTPVLVAADSCDSFECNIIE; this is translated from the exons ATGATTGCCG GCAATCAACGTCATTCCGTGGTGTCATCCCTTCTCCGTCTGATGGTCGTTCAAGCGCTGCTGTTGGCATTGCCAGCCGATTTCCAACGTTATCCCAACTACGACGTGCCTTACGTAACCAGCGGGATCGATCGCCTGTACAATCCTCTGTATTCCGccccgccaccaccaccaccacctccggTCTCGTACAGCAGCCCCAATTTCTACGGCTCTTCCATCTACGGCGTTCAAGCACCTCAGCGTCCGGTTTACCCGCAGCCCAACTACTCGTCGGTCACACCATCCAACTGCTTGTCGTACTACTGCTACCGATCTGCTCTTCCGTCGCTGGATGCAATTACTAATGCTACCGCACCGGCAGTCCCTCCTGTCTGTGGGAAAAGGAATTACTTAATCTGTGTGGCAGACAAGCCGATGTCCACCGAATACAGCGGCCCATCTTATTCTTCGCCTTTGTACCAGTATCAACAATCCTACCAACAGTCTAACGTTTGTCCAGCTTATTTTTGCAAACTGGTCCCGAGGACCACGCCCGTCCTGGTCGCTGCTGACTCGTGCGATTCCTTCGAGTGCAACATAATCGAGTGA